A single window of Rubripirellula lacrimiformis DNA harbors:
- a CDS encoding fasciclin domain-containing protein, with protein MKTFKRYCLTAAIAAFSVVNTNAADIVDTAVGAGSFQTLVAAAKAAGLVDTLKGDGPLTVFAPTDAAFKKLPAGTVESLLKPENKAKLAAILTYHVVPGKVMAADVVSLTGAKSVQGQQIDIKVDGSTVMVDGATVVKTDIDCDNGVIHVIDSVILPADKNIVQTAVGAGSFNTLVAAVKAAGLAETLSGDGPFTVFAPTDEAFAKLPAGTVESLLKPENKQKLVDILTYHVVAGRVYSGDAVAAKTAKTLQRSSIAIKVGDSGAMINDAGLVSTDIDSSNGVIHVIDSVLMPPAKGASVQQVLHGAIVQGSQMFNAGHHGACADIYSETLHGLMNANVEPSLHHQMTSVIQMADSQQCPTTRAWTLRRGIDQMYVQLAK; from the coding sequence ATGAAGACTTTCAAGCGTTATTGCCTGACCGCAGCGATCGCCGCTTTCTCTGTGGTGAACACAAATGCCGCCGACATCGTCGACACCGCGGTGGGGGCCGGTTCCTTCCAAACATTGGTCGCGGCCGCCAAAGCAGCGGGTTTGGTCGACACGTTGAAGGGAGATGGTCCGCTGACCGTCTTTGCACCCACCGATGCCGCTTTCAAAAAGTTGCCCGCAGGCACGGTCGAGTCACTGCTGAAGCCCGAGAACAAAGCGAAGCTTGCCGCAATCCTGACCTACCACGTCGTGCCAGGAAAGGTGATGGCAGCCGATGTCGTGTCTCTGACCGGAGCGAAGTCTGTCCAAGGTCAGCAGATCGACATCAAGGTCGACGGTTCCACCGTCATGGTCGATGGTGCGACCGTGGTGAAGACGGACATCGATTGTGACAATGGTGTGATCCACGTCATCGATTCTGTGATCTTGCCCGCGGACAAGAACATTGTCCAGACTGCGGTCGGGGCCGGTTCGTTCAACACACTTGTCGCTGCGGTTAAGGCAGCCGGATTGGCCGAAACACTGTCCGGCGATGGTCCGTTCACCGTGTTCGCACCGACGGACGAAGCGTTCGCCAAACTGCCAGCCGGAACGGTCGAGTCGCTGTTGAAGCCAGAAAACAAGCAGAAACTGGTCGACATCTTGACCTACCACGTCGTCGCAGGACGCGTCTATTCAGGCGATGCGGTGGCAGCCAAGACAGCCAAAACTTTGCAACGGTCGTCGATTGCAATCAAGGTGGGCGATTCCGGTGCGATGATCAACGACGCGGGGTTGGTATCGACCGACATCGACAGTTCCAATGGTGTGATCCACGTGATCGATTCGGTGCTGATGCCGCCGGCAAAGGGTGCTAGCGTGCAACAGGTGCTGCATGGTGCCATTGTGCAGGGATCCCAAATGTTCAACGCTGGGCACCACGGGGCCTGTGCAGACATCTATAGTGAGACGTTGCACGGGTTGATGAATGCCAACGTCGAACCGTCGCTTCACCACCAAATGACCAGCGTCATCCAGATGGCCGATTCGCAACAATGCCCCACGACACGTGCGTGGACTTTGCGTCGCGGAATCGATCAGATGTACGTCCAATTGGCAAAGTAG